Proteins found in one Methanospirillum hungatei JF-1 genomic segment:
- a CDS encoding AAA family ATPase, with protein MFSLPKWTTEFVRFLSVTPQFTFTGNILDVYPVEIDGNLTTLRLKDYIRTILVKEGYDIILGLEPFVGFSHLHGDPDTIHAILGDVLSVEKTGPPSLERTVEILQKSVDNRTAYSAIILNQITRHDERYAASDKFFFNLFCTCQNAEPRLLAGSSYPRFNLLIWIHDRDASLPTWYTRDNTRVRQIVVPRPDLNTRRALLESLTKNVPQFESQKESEKKESLSLLVKRTHDLQANEIISLISLVRREILSVSDLHEAVVQYSSGIADNFWKTVDKKQIEDAANFLGARVFGQKHAIKRVCNLLNQAYLGLSYSQYPPELSQPRGFVLLAGHEGVGKTTLACALKDLLLGPDRDMISLNMSDYSDDDACMRMLAFSSMDNGSFLGKIKQKPYSVVLFENIESAHSDVLKLISTIIRDGQIITEEGMLISFSGCFIICTLRLSGCCPNAYQHSHSEEETNKEYLARERTAGESITLFFEEKKSLDFSRFIRGNTIIFRSIQPDAAKQILDAMLTRIFEKISLMFTINLMISPSVREMVEEYCCQDLSRGGISIGQRVEVMLIHPLSRVLIKETFTPEEKVIITHISDSESGWEVILSRV; from the coding sequence ATGTTCAGCCTACCGAAATGGACTACGGAATTTGTCAGATTTCTCTCGGTAACCCCGCAGTTTACATTTACCGGTAACATCCTGGATGTGTATCCGGTTGAGATAGATGGCAATCTCACTACATTACGGCTTAAAGATTATATCCGCACCATCCTGGTCAAAGAGGGGTATGATATCATCCTGGGGCTGGAACCATTTGTAGGATTTTCGCATCTGCATGGGGATCCTGATACTATTCATGCCATCCTGGGAGATGTGTTGTCGGTGGAGAAGACCGGGCCTCCATCACTTGAGAGGACCGTTGAAATCTTACAAAAGAGTGTGGATAACCGGACCGCGTACTCTGCCATAATTCTGAACCAGATTACCCGGCATGACGAACGCTATGCCGCCTCTGACAAATTCTTCTTTAATCTGTTCTGTACTTGTCAGAATGCAGAGCCTAGACTCCTGGCCGGAAGCTCGTATCCCCGGTTCAACCTTCTTATTTGGATTCATGACCGGGATGCCTCTTTGCCCACCTGGTATACCCGTGATAATACCAGAGTCAGGCAGATTGTGGTTCCACGGCCGGATCTTAACACTCGTCGTGCCCTGCTTGAATCGCTGACGAAAAATGTTCCCCAGTTTGAATCTCAAAAGGAGTCTGAAAAGAAGGAATCGCTCTCGTTGTTGGTGAAAAGAACCCATGATCTCCAGGCGAACGAGATAATCTCCCTGATCTCCCTGGTGCGGCGTGAGATATTGTCTGTATCTGATCTTCATGAGGCGGTTGTCCAGTATTCATCCGGAATTGCTGATAATTTCTGGAAGACGGTTGACAAAAAGCAGATAGAAGATGCTGCCAATTTTCTGGGCGCCCGTGTATTCGGGCAGAAACATGCCATAAAACGGGTATGCAATCTGTTAAACCAGGCCTACCTTGGTCTTTCCTATTCTCAGTATCCTCCGGAGCTCTCCCAGCCACGGGGATTTGTCCTTCTGGCCGGGCATGAGGGAGTAGGAAAGACGACTCTGGCATGTGCATTAAAGGACCTGCTCCTTGGGCCGGACCGGGATATGATCTCGCTGAATATGAGTGATTACTCGGATGATGATGCATGTATGCGGATGCTGGCATTCTCCTCAATGGATAATGGCAGTTTTCTTGGAAAAATCAAACAAAAACCATACTCAGTTGTGCTCTTTGAAAATATTGAATCAGCGCATTCTGATGTATTAAAACTCATATCTACCATCATCCGGGACGGACAGATAATCACCGAAGAGGGGATGCTCATCAGTTTTTCCGGATGTTTTATCATCTGCACCCTCCGTCTCTCCGGGTGTTGTCCGAATGCATACCAGCACTCGCACAGTGAAGAAGAGACCAACAAGGAGTATCTGGCCCGTGAACGGACGGCGGGTGAGAGTATCACTCTCTTCTTTGAAGAGAAGAAGAGTCTTGATTTCTCACGGTTTATCAGGGGAAATACCATCATCTTCCGCAGTATCCAGCCTGACGCAGCAAAACAGATTCTCGATGCCATGCTCACAAGGATATTTGAGAAGATCTCCCTGATGTTCACGATTAACCTCATGATAAGCCCGTCTGTCAGGGAGATGGTGGAAGAATACTGCTGTCAGGACCTGAGCAGAGGAGGTATCAGTATCGGTCAGCGGGTTGAGGTCATGCTCATTCACCCCCTCTCCAGGGTTCTTATTAAAGAAACATTTACTCCTGAAGAAAAAGTAATAATAACTCATATTTCAGATAGTGAATCAGGATGGGAGGTCATCCTCTCCAGGGTGTGA